In Nocardia yunnanensis, one DNA window encodes the following:
- a CDS encoding alpha/beta hydrolase: protein MSTFTSSDGTVIHVREWLPVDQEPVGIVQIAHGMGEYAARYSHLAERLADAGYAVYAPDHRGHGHSITGTPGDLGENGWNLLVEDLVTLTRLLRVKHTGIPVVLFGHSLGSFAVQQYILEHSGLVDDVVLCGTTAVDQLFAMIAEADGDLLGLFNARFQPTRTTADWLSRDEAQVDAYVAHPWCGFDLDPANMTQLATVAAERLSKPTTVPTDLPVYVMVGDRDPLNDNLRLSDLLIDRYREAGLTDITYRVYPGARHEILNEINRDEVEADLIAWITRVPSP from the coding sequence ATGTCCACCTTCACCAGCAGCGATGGCACCGTCATCCACGTCCGGGAATGGCTGCCGGTCGACCAGGAACCGGTCGGGATCGTGCAAATCGCGCACGGGATGGGCGAATACGCCGCCCGCTACAGTCATCTCGCCGAACGACTCGCCGACGCCGGATACGCTGTCTATGCCCCGGACCATCGCGGGCACGGCCACAGCATCACGGGCACGCCCGGCGACCTCGGCGAGAACGGGTGGAACTTACTGGTCGAGGACCTTGTGACACTCACCAGGCTGCTGCGCGTCAAGCACACCGGGATTCCCGTCGTCCTGTTCGGACACAGCCTCGGATCCTTCGCGGTTCAGCAGTACATTCTCGAACACTCAGGCCTCGTCGACGATGTCGTGCTGTGCGGCACCACAGCGGTCGACCAGCTGTTCGCCATGATCGCCGAGGCAGATGGAGATCTGCTGGGGCTGTTCAATGCCCGATTCCAGCCCACACGCACGACCGCGGACTGGCTCAGTCGTGACGAGGCGCAGGTCGACGCGTATGTGGCACATCCGTGGTGCGGGTTCGATCTCGACCCGGCCAACATGACGCAATTGGCAACGGTTGCCGCCGAGCGGCTTTCGAAGCCGACAACCGTTCCCACCGATCTACCTGTCTACGTGATGGTGGGTGATCGGGATCCGCTCAACGACAATCTGCGGTTGAGTGATCTGCTGATCGACCGATATCGCGAGGCCGGGTTGACCGACATCACCTACCGCGTGTATCCGGGGGCGCGGCACGAGATCCTCAACGAGATCAACCGCGACGAGGTGGAAGCCGACCTGATTGCTTGGATTACCCGTGTGCCGAGTCCATAA
- a CDS encoding SRPBCC family protein — translation MIAADAEAVGRLLDTLSSDDDRLWPIQQWPAMRFDRPLGVGAVGGHGPIRYTCVTYVPGREVRFRFHRPAGFDGTHGFIVEELDSGHTRLTHELIMRTHGKDRFTWALGWRWLHDAALEDSLDLAETALVPGTTPRSRHSRYVRFLRGRIHSDQVRKSLVHQ, via the coding sequence GTGATCGCAGCCGATGCCGAGGCGGTGGGCCGACTGCTCGACACACTGTCGAGCGACGACGACCGGCTGTGGCCGATCCAGCAATGGCCCGCAATGCGATTCGATCGTCCGCTGGGAGTCGGTGCGGTCGGTGGGCACGGGCCCATCCGCTACACCTGCGTCACCTACGTGCCCGGCCGCGAGGTGAGGTTCCGGTTCCACCGCCCAGCCGGTTTCGACGGGACGCACGGATTCATCGTGGAAGAGCTGGACTCCGGACACACCCGCCTGACCCACGAGCTGATCATGCGAACCCACGGCAAGGACCGGTTCACCTGGGCCCTCGGCTGGCGCTGGCTACACGACGCCGCACTGGAAGACTCGCTCGACCTCGCCGAGACCGCACTGGTTCCAGGAACGACGCCGAGAAGCCGCCACAGCCGCTATGTCCGCTTCCTACGCGGGCGGATCCACAGCGATCAGGTCCGCAAAAGCCTGGTTCACCAGTAA
- a CDS encoding TetR/AcrR family transcriptional regulator, whose translation MSRKPTHTLDSLLDAAADLAASHGAAAVTMSAVAAAVGAPSGSVYYRFPDRAALLAGLWLRTVERFQSGFLEALRIDPPQQAAIAAAHHVIDWSRRNPTEVAVLLAGSEAFGFAQWSAESREVAAAQQARIDDAVRELGDRLGYRSRADRERLALLIIELPYAAVRRCARKSDADPRAAAAAVDRIVRDALAGDEITSVPAGSIRES comes from the coding sequence GTGTCGAGGAAACCCACGCACACCCTGGACTCGCTGCTGGACGCCGCCGCCGACTTGGCCGCGTCCCACGGTGCCGCGGCAGTCACCATGAGCGCGGTCGCGGCCGCGGTGGGCGCGCCCAGCGGCTCGGTCTACTACCGCTTTCCCGACCGGGCGGCGCTGCTGGCAGGTCTGTGGCTGCGCACGGTGGAGCGCTTTCAAAGCGGATTTCTCGAGGCCCTGCGAATCGATCCACCACAGCAGGCCGCGATCGCGGCCGCACATCACGTGATCGACTGGTCGCGAAGGAATCCGACCGAGGTCGCGGTCTTGCTCGCGGGCTCGGAGGCATTCGGGTTCGCGCAGTGGAGCGCCGAATCGCGCGAGGTGGCCGCGGCGCAGCAGGCTCGAATAGATGACGCGGTAAGGGAACTCGGTGATCGGCTGGGTTACCGTAGCCGCGCCGACCGGGAACGGTTGGCGCTGTTGATCATCGAGTTGCCTTATGCCGCCGTACGGAGGTGCGCCCGCAAGTCCGACGCCGACCCGCGTGCCGCCGCGGCGGCGGTCGACCGGATCGTGCGCGACGCGCTCGCCGGCGACGAGATCACTTCCGTCCCTGCGGGATCCATACGCGAGAGCTGA
- a CDS encoding amidase family protein, whose protein sequence is MFPQVDVLIGSQCASQLLGQCLAAADALDDRVGVYLARFDEHARDRAARVDAKLAAGQPLAPLDGIPLGIKDILASAHGPTTAQSLVLDPAWGAAAGDAEVVRRLERAGAIVTCKITTMEFAVGLPDPDKPFPIPRSAWDTRRWAGGSSSGSVSGVSGSTVSASDYLQAQRVRRVAAARTSELLADVDLVVTATGRLGAPRLDAGWTRPDTWTPQGVSTTSADGTARARSNYRPRERAVPASRVGDGDHDDQRSPGQQRCVTQTQDNTRRAVGKVGMCQRAVGRHGDGRTNCRHGQSTERRGDDGDKRMDSAPAQQRDPGRRPLAPRANQAEGEQRRPPVKPRSRSTHRSRTPVRGRAVPARR, encoded by the coding sequence ATGTTTCCGCAGGTAGACGTCCTAATCGGGTCACAATGCGCTAGCCAACTACTGGGCCAGTGCTTGGCCGCCGCGGATGCCCTCGACGATCGCGTCGGCGTGTATCTGGCCCGATTCGACGAGCATGCCCGCGACCGCGCCGCCCGCGTCGACGCCAAACTCGCAGCCGGGCAGCCGCTGGCGCCGTTGGACGGAATCCCCTTGGGAATCAAGGATATTCTCGCCAGTGCGCACGGACCGACCACCGCCCAGAGCTTGGTGCTCGATCCCGCCTGGGGTGCGGCCGCAGGCGACGCCGAGGTGGTGCGACGTCTCGAGCGGGCCGGCGCGATCGTCACCTGCAAGATCACGACCATGGAATTCGCAGTGGGCCTACCGGATCCGGACAAGCCCTTCCCGATCCCGCGCAGCGCCTGGGACACCCGACGCTGGGCGGGCGGGTCGAGTTCCGGTTCCGTCAGCGGCGTCTCCGGATCGACGGTCTCCGCCTCAGATTACCTACAGGCACAACGTGTTCGGCGCGTCGCGGCGGCGCGAACGAGCGAACTGCTCGCCGACGTGGATCTCGTCGTCACTGCGACCGGACGTCTCGGCGCACCGCGACTCGACGCCGGGTGGACGAGGCCCGATACCTGGACCCCGCAGGGGGTTTCGACAACCTCCGCTGACGGGACCGCCCGAGCGCGCTCAAACTACAGACCGCGCGAGCGCGCCGTACCGGCGTCGCGCGTAGGCGACGGTGATCACGATGACCAGCGGTCCCCAGGCCAACAGCGGTGCGTAACACAGACGCAGGACAACACCCGGCGCGCCGTGGGGAAAGTCGGGATGTGTCAGCGGGCTGTGGGACGACACGGCGACGGTCGTACAAATTGCCGTCACGGCCAGTCCACCGAGCGTCGCGGGGACGATGGCGACAAGCGGATGGATTCGGCGCCCGCCCAGCAGCGGGATCCAGGCCGGCGTCCGCTCGCCCCAAGGGCGAACCAGGCCGAGGGTGAGCAGCGCCGCCCCCCTGTGAAACCAAGGTCAAGATCCACACATAGGTCACGAACACCGGTCCGTGGTAGAGCCGTCCCAGCTCGCCGGTGA
- a CDS encoding DUF6463 family protein → MIAWAGRLIVLFGAAHTILALTLMRAARYAGDWFTGALWHDDLAAMSPANSALWLSLDSFGVPLILVGMTVLWFDRHGITPPPFIAWALGLWTVFGAVVLLLTPWPIMAVATGLLIAGSRRPARIPDAVEAV, encoded by the coding sequence ATGATCGCGTGGGCGGGCCGGTTGATCGTCCTCTTCGGCGCCGCGCACACGATTCTGGCCCTGACCCTGATGCGGGCCGCGCGCTACGCCGGGGACTGGTTCACCGGCGCACTGTGGCACGACGACCTGGCCGCCATGAGCCCCGCCAACAGCGCACTGTGGCTCTCGCTGGACAGCTTCGGCGTCCCGCTCATTCTGGTCGGAATGACCGTGCTGTGGTTTGACCGTCACGGCATCACCCCTCCTCCGTTCATCGCATGGGCGCTCGGATTGTGGACCGTCTTCGGCGCGGTGGTCCTGCTACTCACACCGTGGCCGATCATGGCGGTCGCAACCGGCTTGCTGATCGCAGGCAGCCGACGACCCGCTCGCATTCCTGACGCCGTCGAAGCCGTGTAA
- a CDS encoding TetR/AcrR family transcriptional regulator, whose protein sequence is MGALRTPRETWIDAGLSALASGGVDAVRVETLAKALGVTKGGFYGYFADRDALLTAMLDTWEREAVDNVLDEVARSDGSVLDKARLAGHLTFSGDRLLPIDLAIRDWARRDAAVAERLRRVDNRRMDLLRDAIGTICSDPDEVEARSLLAFCAAIGSHFLAADHPGRTREEVIARAGDLILNRPAGA, encoded by the coding sequence ATGGGCGCACTGCGCACGCCACGCGAAACATGGATCGACGCAGGGCTTTCGGCGTTGGCCTCCGGAGGCGTCGACGCCGTGCGTGTCGAAACACTCGCCAAGGCCCTCGGTGTCACCAAGGGCGGGTTCTACGGCTACTTCGCCGATCGCGACGCGCTGCTGACGGCGATGCTCGACACCTGGGAGCGCGAGGCCGTCGACAATGTGCTCGACGAGGTCGCCAGATCCGACGGCAGCGTCCTCGACAAGGCCCGACTGGCCGGCCACCTCACCTTCTCCGGTGACCGGCTGCTACCCATCGACCTGGCCATCCGCGACTGGGCGCGCCGTGACGCCGCCGTCGCCGAACGCCTACGCCGAGTGGACAACCGGCGCATGGACCTGCTGCGCGACGCGATCGGCACCATCTGCTCGGACCCCGACGAGGTCGAGGCCCGCAGCCTGCTCGCCTTCTGCGCGGCCATCGGCAGCCACTTCCTGGCCGCTGATCACCCCGGCCGTACCCGCGAAGAGGTCATCGCACGAGCAGGCGACCTGATCCTGAACCGACCGGCGGGGGCGTGA
- a CDS encoding ubiquinone/menaquinone biosynthesis methyltransferase, with product MTSGKSVEVHGIFQKIAGYYDLMNRLMTLGRHRRWCREVAERAAPPENGRVLDLATGTGVIALEVARRYPAATVVGADFSERMLAHAKAKPGAGAIQWRHADAADLPFGDESFDAITEGYLLRNVDDLAGVLREQRRVLRPGGRLVILETCPPSGPVRPVVEWAMRIIVPLLGQMVSGDCSSYAYLESSTRAFESPRQIADLLGRMGFVISDGAGGSAGRTSSYGPPRRGEITSGRVIDVPHLTDRTGCTHPYNKPNLHVIRNRITCQEGLDVQETPQTRAHRPTVAHSRVHFRLPSRGRVGVPYAGGRTR from the coding sequence ATGACATCCGGCAAAAGCGTTGAGGTGCACGGGATCTTCCAGAAGATCGCGGGCTACTACGACCTGATGAACCGACTCATGACACTCGGCCGCCATCGCCGGTGGTGTCGTGAAGTCGCCGAGCGCGCGGCCCCGCCCGAGAACGGGCGGGTGCTCGACCTCGCCACCGGCACGGGTGTGATCGCGCTCGAGGTGGCCCGCAGGTATCCCGCGGCCACCGTCGTCGGTGCCGACTTCTCCGAGCGAATGCTGGCGCACGCGAAGGCGAAACCGGGAGCAGGCGCCATCCAGTGGCGACACGCCGACGCCGCCGACCTGCCGTTCGGCGACGAATCCTTCGATGCGATCACCGAGGGATACCTGCTGCGCAATGTCGACGACCTCGCGGGGGTGCTGCGCGAACAACGTCGGGTGCTCCGGCCTGGGGGTCGCCTCGTCATTCTCGAGACCTGCCCGCCCAGCGGTCCGGTGAGGCCGGTCGTGGAGTGGGCGATGCGCATCATTGTCCCGCTGCTGGGCCAGATGGTGTCCGGCGACTGCTCGTCCTATGCCTACCTCGAATCCAGCACGCGTGCTTTCGAATCGCCGCGTCAGATCGCTGATCTGTTGGGACGCATGGGTTTCGTGATATCGGATGGCGCAGGAGGTTCTGCGGGACGAACGTCGTCCTATGGGCCACCAAGGCGGGGTGAGATCACCTCCGGTCGCGTGATCGATGTGCCTCACCTCACCGACAGAACCGGTTGTACGCACCCGTATAACAAGCCTAACCTCCATGTTATACGCAACCGTATAACATGTCAGGAGGGCCTCGATGTCCAGGAAACTCCCCAAACTCGAGCACACCGGCCGACCGTGGCGCATTCACGAGTTCACTTCCGACTTCCGAGTCGAGGACGTGTGGGCGTTCCATACGCCGGGGGCCGGACCCGATGA
- a CDS encoding DUF2867 domain-containing protein: MWAFHTPGAGPDDFPVMREALRVHGGLSRNSALASMIFAVRWKLGALFGWDRAETGLAGRVASVRERLSDDLRQAGAGQPAGDTPFSTVYELPDESADELANNTMHTVLHLGWVRGDSGDYELRMAALVKPNGLFGRLYMAGIAPFRYLLIYPALTRQWERAWRERAHLGAEPLMPAGERE, encoded by the coding sequence GTGTGGGCGTTCCATACGCCGGGGGCCGGACCCGATGACTTCCCCGTCATGCGCGAGGCGCTACGCGTACACGGCGGACTCTCGCGGAATTCCGCGCTGGCCTCGATGATTTTCGCCGTGCGCTGGAAACTCGGGGCATTGTTCGGCTGGGACCGTGCCGAGACGGGATTGGCCGGGCGCGTGGCGTCGGTGCGCGAACGCCTGTCCGACGACCTGCGGCAGGCAGGAGCCGGGCAACCGGCCGGTGACACGCCCTTCTCCACCGTGTACGAGCTACCCGACGAATCCGCCGACGAACTGGCGAACAACACCATGCACACCGTGCTGCACCTGGGCTGGGTTCGAGGCGACTCCGGCGACTATGAGCTGCGAATGGCGGCCCTGGTCAAGCCGAACGGCTTGTTCGGGCGGCTCTACATGGCCGGCATCGCGCCCTTCCGTTATCTGCTGATCTACCCCGCGCTGACGCGGCAATGGGAAAGGGCCTGGCGCGAGCGCGCGCACCTGGGTGCCGAGCCCCTTATGCCGGCCGGGGAGCGTGAATGA
- a CDS encoding alpha/beta fold hydrolase, with protein sequence MLRISEIDKLAPLARYFRVYAVSPTPGMSAGTTMAEVAADHAAAIRAEFVTAVDVLGVSSGGSIALQLAADHPDIVRTLIIVSSGYTLPEDVRTAQSNYARALMTGRRGLHHLAPALSGSHAIAGLARIVMWLADPLLRPACPADTMAFLRAEDEFDMGARLSEITAPTMVIGGDRDAGYPVETFRRTAAGIPDARLAIYAGASRMGVIGRARFADDVASFARSVRQPPGSSD encoded by the coding sequence TTGCTGCGTATCTCGGAGATCGACAAACTGGCGCCGCTGGCCCGCTATTTCCGGGTGTACGCGGTCTCGCCGACCCCGGGCATGTCGGCGGGCACAACGATGGCGGAGGTGGCGGCCGACCATGCCGCCGCCATCAGAGCCGAGTTCGTCACGGCCGTAGACGTTCTCGGAGTCTCCTCGGGTGGCTCGATCGCTTTGCAGCTTGCCGCCGATCATCCGGATATCGTGCGGACACTGATCATCGTATCCTCGGGTTACACGCTGCCCGAGGATGTTCGGACAGCCCAGAGCAACTACGCGAGAGCACTCATGACGGGCCGTCGCGGTTTGCATCATCTTGCTCCGGCCCTGTCGGGCTCCCACGCTATAGCGGGACTCGCGCGTATCGTGATGTGGCTCGCCGACCCCCTGCTCCGGCCCGCCTGCCCGGCGGACACCATGGCCTTCCTGCGTGCGGAAGACGAATTCGACATGGGTGCTCGGCTCAGCGAAATCACCGCGCCGACAATGGTAATCGGGGGAGACCGCGACGCGGGCTACCCCGTCGAAACCTTCCGCAGAACCGCCGCGGGCATCCCCGACGCGCGGTTGGCCATCTACGCCGGTGCAAGCCGTATGGGAGTGATCGGGAGAGCCCGGTTCGCCGACGACGTCGCCTCATTCGCGCGGAGCGTACGGCAGCCGCCGGGCAGTTCGGATTGA
- a CDS encoding nuclear transport factor 2 family protein yields MTRNAEQTVREYFHALATGGDIAAYYAEDATFWYPGDLPMSGTWRGREAIVDGFLGVAFGLLDPDKQTTIEVTNLIAAEPYVTVEWDSMATVRSGNAYHNQNIAIFHVQDGLIVSAREYANTQHWEHVLRDRQAA; encoded by the coding sequence ATGACCCGCAACGCCGAGCAGACCGTCCGCGAGTACTTCCACGCCCTGGCCACCGGCGGCGACATCGCCGCGTACTACGCTGAGGACGCGACGTTCTGGTATCCCGGCGACCTACCGATGTCCGGCACCTGGCGCGGCCGCGAGGCCATCGTCGACGGCTTCCTCGGCGTCGCCTTCGGCCTGCTGGATCCGGACAAGCAGACCACGATCGAGGTCACCAACCTCATCGCCGCCGAGCCCTACGTCACGGTGGAGTGGGATTCGATGGCCACGGTCCGCAGCGGAAACGCTTACCACAATCAGAACATCGCGATCTTCCATGTGCAGGACGGCCTGATTGTCAGCGCTCGCGAATACGCCAACACCCAGCACTGGGAGCACGTGCTCCGCGACCGGCAAGCGGCGTGA
- a CDS encoding TetR/AcrR family transcriptional regulator encodes MESLRDKHVENTRRTLLETGARLFAEREYADLSAEELVRAAGLTRGALYHHFDGKKGLFEAVLDDLEQQAAQRIRVAIDSSADPVERVERAMETFLDICTEPAYRHIVLLQGPIALGWQRWREVDQRHLSGLVAEGAQRLLDAGDIQPHPPELLAGAFYGALTEMSLIIAESDDLALSRARAAKLARAMLGGLITGTTRH; translated from the coding sequence ATGGAGTCTTTGCGTGACAAGCACGTCGAGAACACCCGGCGGACCCTGCTCGAGACCGGGGCTCGCCTGTTCGCCGAGCGGGAGTACGCCGATCTGTCGGCCGAGGAACTGGTGCGCGCCGCCGGCCTGACCCGCGGCGCGCTCTACCATCACTTCGACGGCAAGAAGGGACTGTTCGAGGCCGTTCTCGACGACTTGGAACAGCAAGCGGCACAACGCATCCGAGTCGCGATCGACTCCTCGGCCGATCCCGTGGAACGCGTCGAGCGCGCGATGGAGACCTTTCTCGACATCTGCACCGAACCCGCGTATCGCCACATCGTGCTGCTGCAGGGCCCCATCGCGCTGGGCTGGCAACGCTGGCGTGAAGTCGACCAGCGCCACCTCAGCGGACTCGTCGCGGAAGGCGCACAACGCCTCCTGGATGCCGGCGACATCCAGCCCCACCCGCCCGAACTTCTCGCCGGTGCCTTCTACGGCGCCCTCACCGAAATGTCGCTCATCATCGCCGAATCCGACGATCTCGCCCTCAGCCGCGCACGTGCAGCGAAGCTGGCTCGCGCCATGCTCGGCGGCCTGATCACCGGCACCACACGTCACTGA
- a CDS encoding flavin monoamine oxidase family protein: MDKSVDVAVVGAGIAGLVAARDLMRAGLEVMVLEARDRVGGRVLNAELPGGSPIEVGGQWVGPTQHEVMALIGELGLRTYPTHTAGRHIAELGRSRSEYTGRIPRVNPLTLLDIAQTQFRLDRLARKVARSEPWEYELAESLDAQTFDTWLRDHAHTTDGRAFFRLITEAVFSTGPEDMSALWANFYIGAAGGLDALINVVDGAQQDRVVGGTQTIALAMARELGDRIVLDSPATEIDWDDSGVRVRAAGLTVRARRAVIAVPPPLAARIRFGPGLPGDRDQLVQRMPMGRVIKVNVAYDEPFWRAEGWSGQANSDRRALGTVFDNTPFGGDPGVLVGFLEGRHADTSARLSPPERRALVLEDLAGYFGPRARKPIAYVEKDWAEEEYSRGCYGAFTTPGTLTRFGPALRCPIGPLHWAGTETATAWPGYIDGAVESGHRVAEEINSDRTTAVNSR; the protein is encoded by the coding sequence ATGGACAAATCGGTGGATGTGGCGGTCGTCGGCGCCGGTATCGCGGGCCTGGTCGCTGCTCGGGACCTGATGCGCGCTGGACTCGAAGTGATGGTGCTCGAGGCGCGCGATCGGGTGGGCGGCCGGGTGCTCAACGCCGAACTGCCCGGCGGCTCACCGATCGAGGTCGGCGGCCAGTGGGTCGGGCCGACCCAGCACGAGGTGATGGCGCTGATCGGTGAGCTGGGTCTGCGGACCTATCCCACACACACCGCCGGGCGTCACATCGCCGAGTTGGGCAGATCTCGCTCGGAATACACCGGCCGCATTCCGCGGGTGAATCCACTGACGTTGCTCGATATCGCCCAGACGCAGTTTCGCCTGGATCGGTTGGCGCGCAAGGTCGCCCGGTCCGAGCCGTGGGAGTACGAGCTGGCGGAGTCCTTGGACGCGCAGACCTTCGACACCTGGCTACGCGACCACGCCCACACCACCGACGGGCGGGCCTTCTTCCGATTGATCACCGAAGCCGTGTTCTCCACCGGACCGGAGGACATGTCGGCGCTGTGGGCGAACTTCTACATCGGGGCGGCCGGCGGTCTGGACGCGCTGATCAACGTCGTCGACGGCGCCCAGCAGGACCGGGTCGTGGGCGGCACCCAGACCATCGCACTGGCCATGGCTCGCGAACTCGGGGATCGGATCGTCCTCGACAGCCCGGCCACCGAAATCGATTGGGACGACAGCGGAGTGCGAGTCCGCGCCGCCGGCCTGACAGTGCGTGCGCGCCGCGCGGTGATCGCGGTGCCGCCACCGCTGGCCGCCCGGATCCGGTTCGGCCCGGGCCTGCCCGGCGATCGCGACCAACTCGTGCAGCGGATGCCGATGGGCCGGGTGATCAAGGTGAATGTCGCCTACGACGAACCGTTCTGGCGGGCCGAAGGCTGGTCCGGACAGGCCAACAGCGACCGGCGAGCGCTGGGCACCGTCTTCGACAACACCCCCTTCGGTGGCGACCCCGGCGTGCTGGTCGGATTTCTCGAAGGCCGTCACGCCGATACCAGCGCCCGACTGAGTCCGCCGGAGCGCCGCGCGCTGGTGCTCGAGGATTTGGCCGGATACTTCGGCCCGCGCGCCCGCAAGCCCATCGCTTACGTCGAAAAGGATTGGGCCGAAGAGGAATACAGCCGCGGCTGTTACGGCGCGTTCACCACCCCCGGCACTCTGACTCGGTTCGGGCCCGCGCTGCGCTGCCCAATCGGCCCGCTGCATTGGGCGGGCACCGAAACCGCCACGGCCTGGCCCGGCTACATCGACGGCGCCGTCGAGTCCGGCCACCGCGTCGCCGAGGAGATCAACAGCGACCGAACGACGGCCGTCAACAGCAGATAG
- a CDS encoding flavin monoamine oxidase family protein codes for MSGEDSMRTQATPTVAVIGAGLAGLTAARALHRAGVDVIVLEAADRVGGRAMSETTTLGSRVDLGGQWIGHDHHRIAALAAELGATQYRMHTTQRPTILDGARRVSLGAPSILAAATFLLGLEALSHIHPPQRWGTTTVADWLAKVPGRTPRRLLELAATTSWCADLDRLSVPAMLTLIRLQGGLRNMLSTTGGAQESLLVEGIGTLVDGLADELGDRVRLGHRVTSIVEGADGLSLTTTSGAIDAAKVVVTVPPPLLNRIDFQQPLPPERSAVVARSYMGSVYKAIAVFPTPFWRNRSKDTEFMVLDAPGIAMFDTSPPDGPGHLCMLVGGPHARTLDHLDTASRRETVLGPLVSWLGTEILEPVSWHEKAWHLDDNVGGGYTALPEPGTSGSDMPMPFTPVGDIHWAGTETAADHPGYLDGAIESGGRAAHEVLDALAQRYQLTPR; via the coding sequence ATGAGCGGCGAAGACTCCATGCGGACCCAGGCCACCCCGACCGTGGCGGTGATCGGGGCCGGGTTGGCGGGACTGACAGCGGCCCGCGCGTTGCACCGGGCGGGTGTCGATGTGATCGTGCTCGAGGCCGCCGACCGCGTGGGCGGGCGCGCGATGAGCGAAACCACTACGCTGGGATCACGCGTGGATCTGGGCGGGCAGTGGATCGGCCACGATCATCACCGCATCGCCGCCTTGGCCGCGGAACTGGGTGCCACCCAATACCGTATGCACACCACGCAGCGGCCGACCATCCTCGATGGCGCCCGCCGGGTGTCGTTGGGCGCGCCGTCGATACTGGCGGCCGCGACTTTTCTGCTCGGCCTGGAAGCGTTGTCCCACATCCATCCGCCGCAGCGGTGGGGCACCACGACCGTCGCGGACTGGTTGGCCAAGGTGCCCGGGCGCACGCCTCGGCGACTGCTGGAACTGGCCGCCACGACGTCGTGGTGCGCCGACCTCGACCGGCTCTCGGTGCCTGCGATGCTGACCTTGATCCGCCTACAGGGTGGACTTCGGAACATGCTCTCGACCACGGGCGGTGCGCAGGAGAGCCTGCTGGTCGAAGGCATCGGCACCCTCGTCGACGGTCTCGCCGACGAACTCGGTGATCGTGTCCGTCTCGGGCACCGGGTCACCTCGATCGTCGAGGGCGCCGACGGTCTGAGCCTCACCACGACCTCCGGTGCGATCGACGCCGCCAAAGTCGTTGTGACGGTGCCACCGCCATTGCTGAATCGCATCGACTTCCAGCAGCCCCTGCCGCCCGAGCGGAGTGCCGTCGTCGCCCGCAGCTACATGGGATCGGTCTACAAAGCGATTGCCGTGTTCCCGACCCCCTTCTGGCGAAACCGCAGCAAGGACACGGAATTCATGGTCCTGGACGCACCCGGGATCGCGATGTTCGACACCAGTCCGCCCGACGGTCCCGGCCACCTGTGCATGCTCGTCGGCGGCCCGCACGCCCGCACGCTCGACCATCTCGACACCGCCTCCCGGCGCGAAACCGTCCTCGGTCCCCTGGTCTCCTGGCTGGGCACCGAGATCCTCGAACCGGTGAGCTGGCACGAGAAAGCCTGGCATCTCGACGACAACGTCGGCGGCGGCTACACCGCGCTGCCCGAACCGGGCACCAGCGGCTCGGATATGCCGATGCCTTTCACACCGGTCGGCGACATCCATTGGGCCGGTACCGAAACCGCGGCCGACCACCCTGGCTACCTCGACGGTGCCATCGAATCCGGCGGCCGGGCAGCGCACGAGGTTCTCGACGCTCTGGCACAGCGATACCAGCTCACCCCCAGATAG